One stretch of Nomascus leucogenys isolate Asia chromosome 7b, Asia_NLE_v1, whole genome shotgun sequence DNA includes these proteins:
- the NOL12 gene encoding nucleolar protein 12 isoform X2, with protein sequence MLGIIRKLLACINRPYREYLTGFHKRKVERKKAAIEEIKQRLKEEQRKLREERHQEYLKMLAEREEALEEADELDRLVTAKTESVQYDHPNHTVTVTTISDLDLSGARLLGLTPPEEGAGDRSEEEASSMEKPTKALPRKSRDPLLSQRISSLTASLHAHSRKKVKRKHPRQAQDSKKPPRATRTSKAQRRRLTGKARHSGE encoded by the exons AGAGTACCTGACAGGCTTCCACAAGCGGAAGGTCGAGCGGAAGAAGGCAGCCATTGAGGAGATTAAGCAGCGGCTGAAAGAGGAGCAGAGGAAGCTTCGGGAGGAG CGCCACCAGGAATACTTGAAGATGctggcagagagagaagaggcgCTGG AGGAGGCAGATGAGCTGGACCGGTTGGTGACAGCAAAGACGGAGTCGGTGCAGTACGACCACCCCAACCACACAGTCACCGTGACCACCATCAGTGACCTGGACCTCTCGGGGGCCCGGCTGCTCGGGCTGACCCCGCCTGAG GAAGGGGCTGGAGACAGGTCTGAGGAGGAGGCGTCATCCATGGAGAAACCAACCAAAGCCTTGCCCAGGAAGTCCAGAGACCCCCTGCTCTCTCAGCG GATCTCCTCCCTCACAGCATCACTGCATGCACACAGCCGCAAAAAGGTCAAGAGGAAACATCCCCGACAGGCCCAGGACTCCAAGAAGCCCCCAAGGGCCACTCGTACCAGCAAGGCCCAGCGCCGCCGTCTGACAGGCAAAGCGCGGCACAGCGGGGAGTGA